The following are encoded together in the Salvia hispanica cultivar TCC Black 2014 chromosome 6, UniMelb_Shisp_WGS_1.0, whole genome shotgun sequence genome:
- the LOC125192447 gene encoding NEDD8-activating enzyme E1 regulatory subunit AXR1-like isoform X1, protein MVDESSVGQSKAKTVCAFLQELNDAVKAKFIEEYPEKLIESNPSFFSQFTLVVATQLVESSMVKLDRICREANVLLIFARSYGLTGFVRISVKEHAVIESKPDHFLDDLRLNNPWPELRRYAESIDLDTADPVAHKHIPYVIILIKMTEEWAKTHNGKLPSTRDEKRVFKDLIKAKKTAPDEDNYKEAMEASFKVFTPQGISPSLQQIINDTCAEVNSNSSDFWVMVAALKEFIANEGGGEAPLEGSIPDMTSSTELYVSLQKIYQAKAEADFLVMEKLVKKILKKLGRDPESISKATIKSFCKNARKLKVCRYRKIEEEFSSPVQLELQKYLTDEEYCTPNSRCSVAVGFYILLRAVDRFAANYNSFPGQFDGEMDEEISRLKTTAVSLLNDVGCNGSTLTEDLINEMCRYGAAELHSVAAFVGGIASQEVIKLITRQFVPMSGTFIFNGVDHKSQLLLL, encoded by the exons ATGG TGGACGAGTCGAGCGTTGGGCAGTCGAAGGCGAAAACGGTTTGTGCCTTTCTGCAGGAGCTGAATGATGCAGTGAAGGCTAAGTTTATTGAAGAGTATCCTGAGAAGTTGATTGAATCCAATCCATCCTTCTTTTCGCAATTTACGTTGGTTGTTGCCACGCAG CTCGTGGAATCTTCAATGGTAAAATTGGATAGAATCTGCCGTGAAGCCAATGTCTTGTTGATATTTGCGCGCTCTTATGGCCTTACTGGTTTTGTTCGAATCAGTGTTAAG GAACATGCAGTGATTGAATCAAAGCCCGATCATTTTCTGGACGACCTCAGGCTAAATAATCCATGGCCTGAGCTTAGGAG aTATGCAGAATCAATTGATTTGGATACAGCCGATCCTGTTGCTCACAAGCACATTCCATAtgttattattctcattaagATGACAGAGGAATGGGCAAAAACTCACAATGGAAAACTTCCGTCTACAAGGGATGAGAAAAGAGTATTTAAG GATTTAATCAAGGCCAAGAAGACTGCACCAGATGAAGACAATTACAAAGAAGCAATGGAAGCTTCATTCAAAGTCTTCACTCCTCAAGGAATCA GTCCAAGCCTAcagcaaataattaatgatacaTGTGCTGAAGTTAATTCCAACTCTTCAGATTTTTGGGTTATGGTGGCAGCTCTAAAG GAATTCATAGCTAACGAAGGAGGCGGAGAGGCACCTCTGGAGGGATCTATCCCAGATATGACATCTTCAACTGA GTTATACGTCTCCCTACAAAAGATCTATCAGGCTAAGGCTGAGGCCGATTTTCTTGTCATGGAAAAGCTCGTCAAGAAAATACTGAAGAAGCTAGGTAGAGATCCAGAAAGCATCTCGAAAGCAACCATAAAAAGCTTCTGCAAAAACGCTAGGAAACTCAAG GTATGCAGATATCGCAAGATTGAGGAGGAGTTCAGTTCGCCGGTTCAATTGGAGCTACAGAAGTATCTTACAGACGAAGAGTACTG CACTCCAAACTCACGGTGCAGTGTTGCTGTTGGATTCTACATTCTTCTACGAGCTGTAGATCGTTTTGCTGCAAACTATAATAGCTTTCCAGGGCAGTTTGATGG TGAGATGGACGAAGAGATTTCCAGATTGAAAACAACAGCTGTTTCCCTACTCAACGACGTGGGCTGCAACGGATCAACCTTGACTGAAGACCTCATCAATGAAATGTGTCGTTACGGGGCTGCAGAGCTTCACTCAGTGGCCGCCTTCGTTGGAGGAATCGCCTCACAGGAGGTGATCAAG CTCATCACCAGACAATTCGTTCCAATGAGTGGGACTTTCATCTTCAACGGCGTGGATCACAAATCACAGCTGCTGTTACTTTGA
- the LOC125192447 gene encoding NEDD8-activating enzyme E1 regulatory subunit AXR1-like isoform X2, translating to MVDESSVGQSKAKTVCAFLQELNDAVKAKFIEEYPEKLIESNPSFFSQFTLVVATQLVESSMVKLDRICREANVLLIFARSYGLTGFVRISVKEHAVIESKPDHFLDDLRLNNPWPELRRYAESIDLDTADPVAHKHIPYVIILIKMTEEWAKTHNGKLPSTRDEKRVFKDLIKAKKTAPDEDNYKEAMEASFKVFTPQGISPSLQQIINDTCAEVNSNSSDFWVMVAALKEFIANEGGGEAPLEGSIPDMTSSTELYVSLQKIYQAKAEADFLVMEKLVKKILKKLGRDPESISKATIKSFCKNARKLKVCRYRKIEEEFSSPVQLELQKYLTDEEYCVAVGFYILLRAVDRFAANYNSFPGQFDGEMDEEISRLKTTAVSLLNDVGCNGSTLTEDLINEMCRYGAAELHSVAAFVGGIASQEVIKLITRQFVPMSGTFIFNGVDHKSQLLLL from the exons ATGG TGGACGAGTCGAGCGTTGGGCAGTCGAAGGCGAAAACGGTTTGTGCCTTTCTGCAGGAGCTGAATGATGCAGTGAAGGCTAAGTTTATTGAAGAGTATCCTGAGAAGTTGATTGAATCCAATCCATCCTTCTTTTCGCAATTTACGTTGGTTGTTGCCACGCAG CTCGTGGAATCTTCAATGGTAAAATTGGATAGAATCTGCCGTGAAGCCAATGTCTTGTTGATATTTGCGCGCTCTTATGGCCTTACTGGTTTTGTTCGAATCAGTGTTAAG GAACATGCAGTGATTGAATCAAAGCCCGATCATTTTCTGGACGACCTCAGGCTAAATAATCCATGGCCTGAGCTTAGGAG aTATGCAGAATCAATTGATTTGGATACAGCCGATCCTGTTGCTCACAAGCACATTCCATAtgttattattctcattaagATGACAGAGGAATGGGCAAAAACTCACAATGGAAAACTTCCGTCTACAAGGGATGAGAAAAGAGTATTTAAG GATTTAATCAAGGCCAAGAAGACTGCACCAGATGAAGACAATTACAAAGAAGCAATGGAAGCTTCATTCAAAGTCTTCACTCCTCAAGGAATCA GTCCAAGCCTAcagcaaataattaatgatacaTGTGCTGAAGTTAATTCCAACTCTTCAGATTTTTGGGTTATGGTGGCAGCTCTAAAG GAATTCATAGCTAACGAAGGAGGCGGAGAGGCACCTCTGGAGGGATCTATCCCAGATATGACATCTTCAACTGA GTTATACGTCTCCCTACAAAAGATCTATCAGGCTAAGGCTGAGGCCGATTTTCTTGTCATGGAAAAGCTCGTCAAGAAAATACTGAAGAAGCTAGGTAGAGATCCAGAAAGCATCTCGAAAGCAACCATAAAAAGCTTCTGCAAAAACGCTAGGAAACTCAAG GTATGCAGATATCGCAAGATTGAGGAGGAGTTCAGTTCGCCGGTTCAATTGGAGCTACAGAAGTATCTTACAGACGAAGAGTACTG TGTTGCTGTTGGATTCTACATTCTTCTACGAGCTGTAGATCGTTTTGCTGCAAACTATAATAGCTTTCCAGGGCAGTTTGATGG TGAGATGGACGAAGAGATTTCCAGATTGAAAACAACAGCTGTTTCCCTACTCAACGACGTGGGCTGCAACGGATCAACCTTGACTGAAGACCTCATCAATGAAATGTGTCGTTACGGGGCTGCAGAGCTTCACTCAGTGGCCGCCTTCGTTGGAGGAATCGCCTCACAGGAGGTGATCAAG CTCATCACCAGACAATTCGTTCCAATGAGTGGGACTTTCATCTTCAACGGCGTGGATCACAAATCACAGCTGCTGTTACTTTGA
- the LOC125195550 gene encoding uncharacterized protein LOC125195550, with the protein MHGLHNTSFADCAKHDPDVSEDTQKNFAELLSEELKLREAEALENQQRADMALLEAKKMTSQYQKEADKCNSGMETCEEAREKSEVALLAQKQVTAMWEQRARQKGWKEGNGRAQS; encoded by the exons ATGCACG GACTTCATAATACTTCCTTTGCAG ACTGCGCGAAGCACGATCCCGATGTGAGTGAGGACACGCAGAAGAACTTCGCAGAGCTACTATCGGAGGAGTTAAAGCTGCGAGAAGCCGAAGCGTTGGAGAATCAGCAGCGTGCTGACATGGCACTGCTTGAAGCGAAGAAGATGACATCCCAGTACCAGAAAGAGGCGGACAAGTGCAATTCTGGAATGGAGACGTGCGAGGAGGCAAGGGAAAAGTCTGAAGTGGCTTTATTAGCGCAGAAACAGGTGACGGCAATGTGGGAGCAAAGGGCGCGTCAAAAAGGTTGGAAGGAAGGAAACGGCAGGGCTCAATCCTAG
- the LOC125195839 gene encoding fatty acid hydroperoxide lyase, chloroplastic-like, which produces MNATLSGAAMSPSAAPQRAAIPGSYGWPVIGPLSDRLQYFWLQGPQKFFANRMEKYESTVFRTNVPPAFPFFLGVNPNVVAVLDVKSFRHLFDSELVDKTNILVGDFMPSVKYTGGIRVCAYLDPTEAKHNQIKSFAIDILKRSSSKWVSSMVTTLDATWDSLESQLAAAGDGGSASYILPLQEFLFAFLSLTLLGADASAFPDIKKCGHIYLDLWLGVQLLPTIPINVVQPLEEIFLHSFSYPFWLVKSSYEKLTRFVENGAAETVARAQTDFNLTKEEAIHNLLFTLGFNAFGGFTLFFLSLLSRLGDNPGLHEELRREVREKLSNNVLSFETVKEMDLVNSFVYETLRLDPPVPQQFGRARKDFDLTSHNTVYEIKKGELLCGYQPLVMRDPEIFENPEDFVYNRFSKKNGGNKLLEYLFWSNGPQTGTPGPSASNKQCAAKDAVPQTAAVFLAYLFQRYDEISISSGSITALKRAK; this is translated from the exons ATGAATGCAACACTCTCCGGGGCGGCGATGTCGCCATCGGCCGCCCCTCAGCGTGCAGCGATCCCCGGCAGCTACGGCTGGCCGGTGATCGGGCCGCTGTCGGACCGCCTGCAGTACTTCTGGCTGCAGGGGCCGCAGAAGTTCTTCGCGAACCGGATGGAGAAGTACGAGAGCACGGTGTTCCGTACGAACGTCCCGCCGGCGTTCCCGTTCTTCCTCGGGGTAAACCCGAACGTGGTGGCGGTGCTCGACGTGAAGTCGTTCCGCCACCTCTTCGACTCGGAGCTCGTCGACAAGACGAACATCCTCGTCGGAGATTTCATGCCGAGTGTTAAGTACACCGGAGGAATTAGGGTTTGTGCTTATCTTGATCCCACAGAAGCTAAACATAACCAA ATTAAATCCTTCGCCATAGACATCTTAAAACGGAGCTCGAGCAAATGGGTTTCGTCCATGGTCACCACGCTCGACGCCACGTGGGATTCCCTCGAGTCCCAGCTCGCTGCCGCCGGAGACGGCGGCTCAGCCAGCTACATCCTCCCTCTCCAAGAATTCCTCTTCGCATTCCTCAGCCTCACCCTCCTCGGGGCCGACGCCTCCGCCTTCCCGGATATCAAGAAATGCGGCCACATATATCTCGACCTCTGGCTCGGAGTGCAGCTCCTTCCAACGATACCCATCAACGTCGTGCAGCCCCTCGAGGAGATCTTCCTCCACTCCTTCTCCTACCCCTTCTGGCTCGTCAAATCCAGCTACGAGAAGCTCACGAGGTTCGTCGAGAACGGAGCCGCGGAGACCGTCGCCCGAGCGCAGACGGACTTCAACCTCACAAAGGAGGAAGCCATCCACAACCTCCTCTTCACGCTCGGGTTCAACGCGTTCGGAGGGTTcaccctcttcttcctctcgCTCCTCAGCAggctcggcgataatccgggcCTGCACGAGGAGCTGAGGAGGGAGGTGCGGGAGAAGCTCTCGAACAACGTCCTTAGCTTCGAGACGGTGAAGGAGATGGACCTGGTGAATTCGTTCGTGTACGAGACACTAAGATTGGACCCGCCGGTTCCACAGCAGTTCGGCCGAGCCCGAAAGGACTTCGACCTCACCTCACACAACACGGTGTACGAGATCAAGAAAGGAGAGCTGCTGTGTGGCTACCAGCCACTAGTGATGAGGGATCCCGAGATATTCGAGAATCCAGAGGACTTCGTGTACAACAGATTCTCGAAGAAAAACGGTGGCAACAAGTTGCTGGAATACCTGTTCTGGTCGAATGGGCCGCAGACGGGGACTCCGGGCCCATCGGCCTCCAACAAGCAGTGTGCAGCCAAGGACGCCGTGCCTCAAACTGCTGCTGTGTTTCTGGCTTACCTGTTTCAGAGATATGATGAGATCTCCATTTCTTCTGGCTCCATCACTGCTCTCAAAAGGGCAAAGTGA
- the LOC125192586 gene encoding protein NRT1/ PTR FAMILY 6.4-like: MVLVDNHGSKDEGAMVDFRGKPVDKSKTGGWLAAGLILGTELSERVCVMGISMNLVTYLVGELHLSSAKSANIVTNFMGTLNLLGLLGGFVADAKLGRYTTVAIAASVTALGVTLLTLATTIPSMRPPPCTDPRGQSCVEASGRQLAMLYTALYTIALGGGGIKSNVSGFGSDQFDSSDPKEEKAMIYFFNRFYFCISLGSLFAVTVLVYIQDNVGRGWGYGISAGTMIIAVGVLLAGTALYRYKQPQGSPLTVIWRVVSSAWRRRRLPYPPQPDMLNEYFSATVPHSNKLRCLDKASVIEADAGAEGAKGAATGKVATVTQVEEVKMVVMLLPIWSTCILFWTVYSQMNTFTIEQATFMNRKIGTFQIPAGSFSFFLFISILLFTSLNERLLVPLARRVTHTKQGLSSLQRVGIGLVFSVFGMAAAALVEMKRRDAFVNDGIRIPAFWLVPQFFLVGAGEAFAYVGQLEFFIREAPERMKSMSTGLFLSTLSMGFFVSSLLVTLVDSVTNKKWLMSDLNRGKLDNFYWMLALLGILNFLVFLLFAMRHRYKVQNYVAPQLDGEEDLKEGTSINAGKIAAEVATEVP; encoded by the exons atG GTTTTGGTTGATAATCATGGCAGCAAAGATGAAGGAGCTATGGTGGATTTTCGTGGAAAACCGGTCGACAAATCGAAAACCGGTGGTTGGCTTGCAGCCGGGCTCATTTTAG GAACGGAACTCTCCGAGAGGGTTTGCGTGATGGGGATATCGATGAATCTCGTGACGTACCTCGTCGGAGAATTGCATCTCTCGTCGGCAAAATCGGCGAACATCGTGACGAATTTCATGGGAACTCTCAATTTACTCGGCCTCCTCGGAGGCTTCGTCGCGGATGCCAAACTCGGCCGTTACACGACGGTTGCTATCGCGGCATCCGTCACAGCTTtg GGTGTGACATTGTTGACATTGGCCACCACCATCCCCAGCATGAGGCCTCCTCCCTGCACGGATCCGCGAGGGCAGTCGTGCGTGGAGGCCAGCGGGCGCCAGCTGGCCATGCTCTACACGGCCCTCTACACGATCGCGTTGGGGGGAGGAGGCATCAAGTCTAATGTCTCCGGCTTCGGATCGGACCAGTTTGACTCGTCTGATCCGAAGGAGGAGAAGGCGATGATATACTTTTTCAACCGATTCTATTTCTGCATTAGCCTCGGGTCCCTGTTCGCGGTCACGGTTTTGGTCTACATTCAAGACAATGTGGGGAGAGGGTGGGGCTACGGGATCTCGGCCGGGACGATGATCATCGCGGTTGGTGTGTTGCTGGCGGGGACCGCTTTGTACCGCTACAAACAGCCCCAGGGGAGCCCGTTGACCGTGATATGGCGCGTCGTCTCCTCCGCGTGGAGGAGACGCCGACTCCCGTATCCTCCTCAACCCGACATGTTGAATGAGTACTTCAGCGCCACGGTTCCTCATTCGAATAAACTTCG GTGTTTGGACAAGGCGTCGGTAATCGAGGCCGACGCGGGGGCCGAGGGAGCCAAAGGCGCGGCGACAGGGAAAGTCGCAACCGTTACTCAAGTTGAGGAAGTGAAGATGGTAGTAATGCTCCTACCAATTTGGTCCACTTGCATACTTTTCTGGACAGTCTACTCCCAAATGAACACATTCACCATTGAGCAAGCCACCTTCATGAACCGGAAAATCGGCACATTCCAGATCCCGGCCGGAAGCTtctccttcttcctcttcatcTCGATCCTCCTCTTCACGTCCCTCAACGAGCGGCTCCTCGTCCCCCTAGCCCGCCGCGTCACCCACACAAAACAAGGCCTGTCCTCCCTCCAGAGGGTAGGGATAGGCCTTGTTTTCTCCGTATTCGGCATGGCGGCCGCGGCCCTAGTGGAGATGAAAAGGAGAGACGCCTTCGTCAACGACGGCATCAGAATCCCCGCCTTCTGGCTCGTGCCCCAGTTCTTCCTCGTGGGGGCCGGGGAGGCCTTCGCCTACGTGGGCCAGCTCGAATTCTTCATTCGAGAGGCCCCAGAGAGGATGAAGTCCATGAGCACGGGGCTGTTCCTCAGCACCCTGTCCATGGGCTTCTTCGTCAGCAGCCTGCTCGTCACGCTGGTCGACAGCGTGACGAACAAGAAGTGGCTGATGAGTGACCTCAATAGAGGGAAGTTGGATAACTTCTATTGGATGCTTGCACTTTTGGggatattgaattttttggtgtTTCTTTTGTTTGCAATGAGGCATAGGTACAAGGTGCAGAACTATGTTGCACCTCAGCTTGATGGGGAAGAAGATCTCAAGGAAGGTACAAGCATTAATGCAGGCAAGATTGCAGCTGAGGTTGCAACAGAAGTGCCTTAA